The following coding sequences are from one bacterium window:
- a CDS encoding enoyl-CoA hydratase-related protein yields MGYEFLRLEKKSVESGFPYFELVIDRPKMNVLNRELLVELSECLDGLAQERFSALIVTGAGRAFVAGADISAMSAMTKKEAEQFSLLGQGVLSKLEVLSAVTIAAVNGYALGGGCELALACDLRIASTEAQMGQPEVKLGLIPGFGGTQRLARLVGPAMAKEMILLGENCTAEKCLKMGLVNAVVSSEELLPQARAWAKAAAARGPVSVAAAKRAIHSGLWGNPSGAYKEEASAFGSLFEEHEATEGMTAFVERRPAKFVE; encoded by the coding sequence ATGGGTTACGAGTTTCTCCGCCTGGAGAAGAAGAGCGTGGAGAGCGGGTTCCCATACTTCGAGCTCGTCATTGACCGCCCAAAGATGAACGTGCTCAACCGGGAGCTCCTCGTTGAGCTTTCGGAATGCCTGGACGGGCTCGCCCAGGAGAGGTTCTCCGCCCTGATAGTAACCGGTGCCGGACGCGCCTTCGTTGCGGGGGCCGACATCTCTGCCATGAGCGCCATGACGAAAAAAGAGGCCGAGCAGTTCAGCCTTCTGGGCCAGGGCGTCCTCTCCAAGCTGGAGGTGCTCTCGGCGGTGACCATCGCGGCGGTTAACGGCTACGCCCTGGGTGGGGGCTGTGAGCTGGCGCTGGCCTGTGACCTGCGCATCGCCTCGACGGAGGCGCAAATGGGACAGCCGGAGGTGAAGCTGGGGCTGATTCCCGGCTTCGGCGGCACCCAGCGTCTGGCGCGTCTGGTGGGCCCAGCGATGGCCAAGGAGATGATTCTGTTGGGCGAAAACTGTACCGCCGAGAAGTGCCTGAAGATGGGGCTGGTCAACGCCGTAGTGTCTTCGGAGGAGCTTTTACCCCAAGCCAGGGCGTGGGCGAAGGCCGCAGCCGCGCGGGGACCGGTGAGCGTGGCCGCCGCCAAGCGGGCGATACACTCCGGCCTCTGGGGCAACCCGTCGGGCGCGTATAAGGAAGAGGCGTCCGCTTTCGGCTCCCTCTTCGAGGAGCACGAGGCCACCGAGGGGATGACGGCCTTCGTGGAGCGCCGACCGGCGAAATTCGTCGAGTGA